The Shewanella sp. KX20019 genome window below encodes:
- a CDS encoding M15 family metallopeptidase gives MPIAAPHLYGLSGAHLVEYSSYFLEQQTATAFEKMRVAAAQENIAIEICSAFRDFERQQLIWNAKASGTRALLNKDSQPVGINGKTAVQIVELILLWSALPGTSRHHWGTDIDIFDSNKISKRDLQLIPPEYQVDGPCYELSLWLAKNAQRFGFYFPFQQGLSGVSAEPWHLSYYPVSKHYLDAFDVDTLSEILQGSAVLHKEQVLLRLKELAQEYVFRVAPTPL, from the coding sequence GTGCCAATAGCGGCTCCCCATCTATACGGACTCAGCGGTGCTCATTTAGTTGAGTACAGCAGTTACTTTCTTGAGCAACAAACTGCCACAGCATTTGAAAAGATGCGCGTGGCTGCTGCTCAAGAAAATATCGCTATAGAAATATGTTCTGCTTTTCGAGACTTTGAAAGGCAACAGTTAATTTGGAATGCTAAGGCGAGCGGTACTAGAGCTCTACTAAACAAAGACTCACAGCCAGTAGGCATCAATGGCAAAACTGCAGTGCAGATTGTAGAACTTATATTGCTTTGGTCAGCACTGCCAGGAACCTCAAGACACCATTGGGGAACTGATATCGATATTTTTGATAGCAACAAAATATCAAAGCGCGACTTACAGCTTATTCCGCCGGAATATCAAGTAGACGGCCCCTGCTATGAGCTTAGTTTATGGTTAGCTAAAAATGCGCAACGCTTTGGCTTTTATTTTCCTTTCCAACAGGGGCTTAGTGGCGTAAGCGCAGAACCGTGGCATTTGAGTTATTACCCTGTATCTAAACATTATCTTGATGCATTCGATGTCGATACATTATCTGAAATCCTTCAAGGATCAGCGGTATTACATAAAGAGCAGGTTTTATTAAGACTCAAAGAGTTAGCACAAGAATATGTTTTTCGGGTTGCGCCAACCCCGTTATAG
- the crr gene encoding PTS glucose transporter subunit IIA: MGFLSRIRRLISGQTDIAGSVNVYAPVSGKIVAIEKVPDAVFSEKIVGDGLAIEPTGQHIVAPIDGTIGKIFETNHAFSIESPQGLEIFVHFGIGTVELRGNGFKRLAAEGQEVKMGEAILEFDIEYLKEHADSLLTPVLIANMEDIQGLDKKQGSLEAGKDVVFSAML; the protein is encoded by the coding sequence ATGGGATTTTTAAGCCGCATTAGACGTCTTATCTCCGGGCAAACAGACATAGCGGGCAGCGTAAATGTATATGCCCCCGTATCCGGCAAGATTGTTGCTATCGAAAAAGTACCCGACGCCGTCTTTTCAGAAAAAATTGTCGGTGATGGATTAGCCATAGAACCAACTGGGCAACATATTGTTGCACCTATAGATGGAACGATTGGGAAAATTTTTGAAACAAACCATGCCTTTAGTATTGAATCCCCACAAGGACTAGAAATTTTTGTTCACTTTGGGATAGGGACTGTCGAGCTCAGAGGTAACGGCTTCAAACGTCTCGCCGCAGAGGGGCAAGAGGTAAAAATGGGTGAGGCTATATTAGAGTTCGATATCGAGTACCTGAAAGAACATGCTGATAGTTTATTAACACCTGTACTTATTGCAAACATGGAAGATATACAGGGGTTGGATAAAAAACAGGGCAGCTTAGAAGCGGGTAAAGATGTCGTCTTTTCAGCAATGCTATAA
- the ptsP gene encoding phosphoenolpyruvate--protein phosphotransferase encodes MSIKGIVVSSGVAFGQALHLNLHHEKIDYRRVSPAQIPNEQRKLEQAFNKQKCHLEEGLAKLEVGTEHYDLIEADILFLDDESLLELVANEISQLQINAAVAIERIFSDQAAELEQLEDPYLANRAQDVMCLGSRLIARLSGAQHLDLSRLTEATVILAHDLTPAEFAMLPLQHISGLVLNTGGLTSHTAILARSAGIPALLSCRFERSQINDGDAVVLNAIDGELHLKPTAETVARLTHLRQQDEAHKQQLLLLKDLPTTTLDGHSVGLLANVGSLNEISHLTDVGAEGIGLFRTEFMLMNTNTIPNEKIQYHFYCDALHLMDGKTFTIRTLDVGADKELPCLNPACEDNPALGIRGIRYTFAHPEILTTQLKAILRASNHGPIRLMFPMINQVEELDTLFELIEQCKIRLNEEEKGYGELSIGIVVETPAAVINLESMLPMLDFISIGTNDLTQYTMAADRTNPQLTRDYPSLSPAILTLIQMCIDSAKRYNVKVSLCGELASDPIVAPLLVGMGIDELSVNLASLLEVKSAIRVISNTACLEMAKHARKIKRIEELNLYLTGLSL; translated from the coding sequence ATGTCGATTAAAGGTATTGTTGTTTCGTCAGGTGTCGCGTTTGGTCAAGCTCTACACCTTAACCTACACCATGAAAAAATTGACTATCGACGGGTATCCCCAGCACAAATTCCCAATGAACAACGAAAACTAGAGCAGGCATTCAATAAACAAAAATGCCATTTAGAAGAGGGGCTAGCAAAACTTGAAGTGGGTACTGAACATTACGATCTTATAGAAGCAGACATACTGTTTCTTGATGATGAGTCGTTGTTAGAGCTGGTGGCCAATGAAATTAGTCAGTTACAAATTAATGCCGCTGTAGCCATTGAAAGAATCTTTTCTGATCAGGCCGCTGAGCTTGAACAACTAGAGGACCCCTACTTAGCCAACAGAGCACAAGATGTGATGTGCCTCGGCAGTCGCTTAATCGCCAGACTCAGCGGTGCGCAACACCTCGATCTCAGCCGCTTAACTGAAGCAACGGTTATTTTGGCCCATGATTTGACTCCCGCTGAATTTGCGATGCTACCGCTACAACACATATCGGGCTTAGTCCTAAACACTGGTGGGCTAACAAGCCATACCGCTATTTTGGCACGCAGCGCTGGGATCCCTGCCCTGTTAAGTTGCCGATTTGAACGTTCACAAATTAATGATGGTGATGCAGTTGTTCTCAATGCGATCGACGGCGAGCTTCACCTAAAACCTACCGCTGAAACCGTCGCCAGACTGACCCATCTACGCCAACAAGACGAAGCACATAAGCAACAACTCCTGCTGCTTAAAGATCTGCCAACCACAACCCTCGATGGGCACAGTGTCGGGCTACTGGCTAATGTAGGCAGTTTAAACGAAATAAGTCATCTTACCGATGTTGGAGCAGAAGGGATCGGCCTGTTTCGTACCGAATTCATGTTGATGAATACCAACACCATTCCAAATGAAAAGATACAGTATCACTTTTATTGTGACGCACTGCATCTGATGGATGGGAAAACCTTCACCATACGCACGCTAGACGTCGGCGCAGATAAAGAGTTACCCTGCCTAAATCCTGCATGTGAGGACAATCCAGCATTAGGGATCCGTGGGATCCGCTATACCTTCGCTCATCCGGAAATACTCACCACGCAACTCAAAGCTATTTTGCGAGCATCGAATCATGGGCCTATACGGCTGATGTTCCCGATGATCAATCAAGTAGAGGAGCTAGACACACTCTTTGAATTGATTGAACAATGTAAAATCCGCTTAAACGAGGAGGAAAAAGGTTATGGTGAGCTAAGTATTGGCATTGTCGTCGAGACGCCTGCTGCTGTGATCAACCTTGAGTCAATGCTACCAATGCTTGACTTTATCAGCATTGGAACCAATGACTTAACACAATATACAATGGCTGCAGACAGAACTAATCCACAACTAACACGAGACTACCCTTCACTTTCACCCGCCATTTTAACCTTGATACAAATGTGTATCGACAGTGCAAAGAGATACAATGTAAAAGTCTCGCTTTGTGGCGAACTGGCCAGCGACCCTATCGTTGCACCGTTACTCGTGGGCATGGGGATTGATGAGCTCAGTGTGAATTTAGCCTCATTGTTGGAAGTAAAGTCTGCGATCAGAGTGATCAGTAATACGGCATGTTTAGAGATGGCTAAACATGCTCGCAAAATAAAAAGAATCGAGGAATTAAATCTTTATCTAACAGGTCTTAGTTTATAG
- a CDS encoding ACT domain-containing protein encodes MARMTLAIHPQLFTIHSLAPDSVVPTAIFQQEIYFIGKTSGELSVVVNSTFEIESLEQEHNWRCLEVIGPLGFSMTGILASVSGALAAQKISIFAISTFDTDYILVKKDTLAEASKALKKKNYQIIEHQG; translated from the coding sequence ATGGCACGCATGACCTTAGCGATTCATCCGCAACTTTTTACCATTCACAGTCTCGCGCCAGACAGTGTTGTGCCAACAGCTATTTTTCAGCAAGAGATCTACTTTATCGGTAAAACGAGTGGAGAGCTGTCGGTCGTTGTAAACTCTACATTCGAAATAGAAAGTCTTGAGCAGGAACACAATTGGCGATGCCTCGAGGTAATAGGCCCTTTAGGGTTTTCCATGACGGGGATCTTAGCAAGTGTATCTGGCGCGTTAGCAGCGCAAAAAATTAGTATCTTTGCCATTTCAACATTCGATACCGATTATATTCTCGTCAAAAAAGACACCTTGGCCGAAGCCAGCAAAGCACTCAAGAAAAAGAACTATCAGATTATTGAACATCAGGGTTAG
- the dapE gene encoding succinyl-diaminopimelate desuccinylase gives MSQSQDSLVLALAKDLISRPSVTPLDEGCQALMAERLADAGFNIEDMVFEDTTNMWARRGTQNPVFCFAGHTDVVPVGDLNRWHTPPFEPVVIDDYLHGRGAADMKGSLAAMVVATENFVKNYPDHKGSIAFLITSDEEGPFINGTTRVIDTLEARNEKITWSLVGEPSSTHKLGDIVKNGRRGSLTGNLTVNGIQGHVAYPHLADNPIHKAAPALDELARMKWDNGNEFFPPTSFQIANINGGTGASNVIPGTLEVMFNFRYSTEVTAEILIGRVLNILDAHGLDYDINWIFNGLPFLTGDGPLLDATRDAIKKVTGLNTDPQTSGGTSDGRFIAPTGAQVLELGPVNATIHKVNECVKVADLEQLAQCYEAILENLLCQ, from the coding sequence ATGAGCCAGTCTCAAGATTCGCTAGTCCTTGCATTGGCTAAAGACTTAATATCTCGCCCATCGGTCACACCACTTGATGAAGGTTGCCAAGCCTTGATGGCTGAACGCCTTGCCGATGCAGGCTTTAACATTGAAGATATGGTGTTCGAAGACACTACAAACATGTGGGCAAGAAGAGGCACACAAAACCCGGTATTCTGCTTTGCTGGCCACACAGATGTCGTCCCTGTTGGAGACCTTAATCGTTGGCACACTCCCCCATTTGAGCCAGTCGTCATTGACGACTACTTGCATGGCCGCGGCGCAGCCGACATGAAAGGCTCACTTGCTGCTATGGTCGTCGCGACGGAGAACTTTGTTAAAAATTATCCAGATCATAAAGGCTCTATCGCCTTTCTAATAACCAGTGATGAAGAGGGACCATTTATCAATGGCACCACTCGCGTAATTGACACATTAGAAGCGCGTAATGAAAAAATTACTTGGTCGTTAGTCGGTGAACCATCATCGACCCATAAACTGGGTGATATCGTTAAGAATGGCCGACGTGGAAGCTTAACCGGTAATCTTACCGTCAATGGGATCCAGGGCCATGTTGCCTACCCTCACCTTGCAGATAACCCTATTCACAAAGCAGCTCCTGCGCTTGATGAATTAGCCCGCATGAAGTGGGACAACGGTAATGAGTTCTTCCCACCAACCAGTTTTCAAATAGCGAATATTAATGGTGGCACTGGCGCATCAAACGTCATTCCAGGCACGTTAGAGGTGATGTTTAATTTTAGATACTCTACCGAAGTTACTGCTGAAATATTAATAGGCCGAGTGCTTAACATACTCGATGCGCACGGATTAGATTATGATATCAATTGGATATTCAATGGCCTCCCCTTTTTAACAGGTGATGGACCATTGCTTGATGCCACGCGCGATGCAATTAAGAAAGTGACCGGGCTAAACACTGATCCTCAGACCTCTGGTGGAACGTCAGATGGCCGTTTTATCGCACCAACCGGCGCGCAGGTGCTGGAACTAGGCCCGGTAAATGCAACCATTCACAAAGTAAACGAATGCGTAAAAGTTGCTGATCTTGAGCAACTGGCTCAGTGCTATGAAGCAATTCTGGAAAATCTGCTGTGCCAATAG
- a CDS encoding HPr family phosphocarrier protein encodes MYQKIVTITAKHGIHTRPAALLVKKAKSFDCDIIVECNGKQASAKSLFKLQTLGLYFGIEVKVIAEGKLAQQAVEEVSELLITLS; translated from the coding sequence ATGTACCAAAAAATCGTTACCATTACAGCCAAGCATGGCATACACACTCGCCCCGCTGCGCTATTAGTAAAAAAAGCTAAATCGTTTGATTGCGATATCATCGTTGAATGTAACGGAAAACAAGCCAGTGCCAAGAGCCTTTTTAAACTACAAACACTGGGGCTTTATTTTGGTATCGAAGTCAAAGTTATTGCTGAAGGAAAGCTAGCTCAACAAGCCGTTGAAGAAGTTTCTGAACTACTAATCACACTTAGCTAA
- a CDS encoding alpha/beta fold hydrolase, whose amino-acid sequence MKNLDFASHRQQYSIDEQTISYIDIGQGPVLLFGHSYLWDAHMWAPQIELLSQQYRCIVPDLWGHGLSTAMPSKTRNLRDISAQMLTLMDALEVSEFSIIGLSVGAMWGAELALLAPARVKRLVMLNSFIGFEPEITRDKYYAMLDVIKHEQAISPALRAAIIPLFFADKATPLLVEQFDLALAHISNEQIDSLYRLGKMIFGRRDTLEEVENLTLPCLIMAGVQDKARSVLESYLMHDAIDGSKFVHIPDAGHISTLEQPEFVNQHLIEFLTATN is encoded by the coding sequence GTGAAAAATCTAGATTTTGCCAGCCATAGACAGCAATACAGCATCGATGAACAAACCATTAGCTATATTGATATCGGCCAAGGACCAGTGCTTTTATTTGGTCACAGTTACCTGTGGGACGCGCATATGTGGGCGCCGCAGATTGAACTTTTAAGCCAACAATACCGCTGTATTGTACCTGACCTATGGGGTCATGGTTTATCAACTGCAATGCCATCGAAAACCCGTAATTTACGCGACATATCAGCGCAAATGCTCACTCTAATGGATGCTTTAGAGGTTAGTGAATTTTCTATTATTGGCTTATCTGTTGGCGCTATGTGGGGAGCTGAACTTGCGCTACTTGCACCAGCTCGGGTTAAACGTTTAGTCATGCTCAATAGTTTTATCGGCTTCGAACCCGAGATCACCCGCGACAAGTACTACGCCATGCTTGATGTCATAAAGCATGAACAAGCAATATCTCCAGCACTGCGGGCAGCCATTATCCCGCTGTTTTTTGCAGACAAGGCAACCCCCCTACTTGTTGAGCAGTTTGACTTAGCATTAGCCCATATAAGCAATGAGCAAATAGACAGTCTATATCGTTTGGGTAAGATGATTTTTGGACGCCGAGATACGTTAGAAGAGGTCGAAAATTTGACTTTACCTTGTTTGATAATGGCCGGTGTGCAAGATAAAGCCCGTTCTGTTTTGGAGAGTTATTTGATGCACGATGCCATTGATGGCAGCAAATTTGTTCATATTCCTGATGCGGGTCATATCTCCACTTTAGAGCAGCCAGAGTTCGTAAATCAGCATCTCATTGAGTTTCTTACAGCAACAAATTAG
- a CDS encoding arsenate reductase: MTLFGIKNCDTVRKARKWLEQNNLSVDFHNFREHGLTVEQVEEWVAVVGWEALFNKRSTSFRNLTDAEKNDINEKKAIALMVLYPTLIKRPVLVGGGKVNVGFKEAEYKAWFNL; the protein is encoded by the coding sequence TTGACACTTTTCGGCATTAAGAACTGCGACACAGTGCGTAAAGCCCGTAAATGGCTCGAACAAAATAATCTTAGCGTTGATTTTCATAATTTTCGCGAACATGGGCTGACTGTAGAGCAAGTCGAGGAGTGGGTAGCAGTCGTGGGATGGGAAGCACTATTTAATAAACGTAGCACCAGCTTTAGAAATTTAACTGATGCAGAAAAGAATGATATCAACGAAAAGAAAGCAATTGCACTAATGGTGCTTTACCCAACGTTAATAAAGCGTCCAGTGCTCGTGGGCGGCGGTAAAGTTAATGTCGGTTTTAAAGAAGCAGAATACAAAGCGTGGTTCAATCTATGA